A portion of the Rhodopseudomonas sp. BAL398 genome contains these proteins:
- a CDS encoding siderophore-interacting protein has protein sequence MTPPLASHDRPSSTKQSRLSNVLRRLLMRRATIVAADWLAEGFRLVTLEGQALRGVVWTPGQKVQVAVGTALATRTYTPIDWDPEQGRTRILCFAHGDGPGSAWVRGVGAGDGCDILGPRASLDAGHGTGALGVFGDETSIGLAYALAQQDPARSISSYFEIGNKASAEHVRTALQIRNVTLFLRSEGDAHLAQMEAALSPVLNAGAAFVLTGKASTVQRLRHELKRRGVPANRVVTKAYWAPGKTGMD, from the coding sequence ATGACGCCCCCGCTCGCCTCCCATGACCGTCCTTCCTCGACGAAGCAAAGCCGCTTGAGCAACGTGCTCAGGCGGCTGCTGATGCGGCGTGCAACGATCGTCGCAGCCGATTGGCTGGCCGAGGGTTTTCGGCTCGTCACCCTCGAAGGGCAAGCATTGCGAGGGGTCGTGTGGACGCCGGGGCAGAAGGTGCAGGTCGCGGTGGGGACGGCGTTGGCCACGCGAACCTATACGCCGATCGACTGGGATCCGGAGCAGGGGCGCACGCGCATCCTATGCTTTGCACATGGCGATGGCCCGGGGAGCGCGTGGGTGCGAGGCGTCGGCGCCGGCGATGGGTGCGATATCCTCGGCCCTCGCGCCTCGCTCGATGCGGGGCATGGGACGGGAGCGCTGGGGGTGTTCGGCGACGAAACCTCGATCGGGCTCGCTTACGCGTTGGCGCAGCAGGATCCGGCGCGATCCATCTCCAGCTATTTCGAGATTGGAAACAAGGCGAGCGCCGAGCATGTTCGCACCGCGCTCCAGATTCGCAATGTCACCCTGTTCCTGCGTAGCGAGGGCGATGCCCATCTAGCACAGATGGAGGCCGCCTTGTCTCCCGTCCTCAACGCCGGTGCGGCGTTCGTGCTGACCGGCAAGGCTAGCACCGTACAGCGGCTGCGCCACGAGCTGAAACGCCGGGGCGTCCCGGCGAACCGGGTCGTCACCAAGGCATATTGGGCCCCCGGCAAGACGGGAATGGACTGA
- a CDS encoding response regulator transcription factor: MSASPIKVLVIDDEPPIRKLLRMGLSTQGFEVLEAGNGRAALELLEQQPALIILDLGLPDIQGHDLLRMIKERNDHVPIVVLSSRDDEAGKVQALDLGADDYVTKPFGMEELLARMRTALRHQLQIQGERPAFRVGELSVDLVRRIVKLGDNEIKLSPKEYELLRVLVQHAGKVLTHRFLLKALWDETTDPQYLRVYVRQLRQKIEPDPDRPRFVLTETGIGYRLRGD, translated from the coding sequence ATGAGCGCAAGCCCGATCAAGGTGCTGGTGATCGACGACGAACCGCCGATCCGCAAATTGTTGCGAATGGGGCTGAGCACCCAGGGGTTCGAGGTGCTCGAAGCCGGCAATGGCCGGGCCGCGCTGGAATTGCTCGAGCAGCAGCCGGCCTTGATCATCCTCGATCTCGGGCTGCCCGACATCCAGGGCCATGACCTGCTCCGCATGATCAAGGAGCGCAACGACCATGTGCCGATCGTGGTGCTGTCGAGCCGCGACGACGAGGCCGGCAAGGTGCAGGCGCTCGATCTCGGCGCCGACGATTACGTGACCAAGCCGTTCGGGATGGAGGAATTGCTGGCGCGGATGCGCACGGCGCTGCGCCATCAACTCCAGATCCAGGGCGAACGCCCGGCGTTTCGCGTCGGCGAGCTCAGCGTCGATCTGGTGCGGCGCATCGTCAAGCTGGGCGACAACGAGATCAAGCTGTCGCCGAAGGAATACGAGCTGTTGCGCGTGCTGGTGCAGCACGCCGGCAAGGTGCTGACCCACCGCTTCCTGCTCAAGGCGCTGTGGGACGAAACCACCGACCCGCAATATTTGCGGGTCTATGTCCGGCAGCTGCGGCAGAAGATCGAGCCGGACCCGGACCGGCCGCGCTTCGTTCTGACCGAGACCGGCATCGGCTATCGCCTGCGCGGGGATTGA
- a CDS encoding sensor histidine kinase has protein sequence MANPRRDPDQRPSPDALLEAARREDNRAGRLKIFVGAAPGVGKTYEMLQSAHAKMAAGVDVVVGVVETHGRVETQALLDGLEVIPRRALGYKDHILEEMDLDALLARRPQLALVDELAHSNAPGSRHPKRYLDVEELLSHGIDVYTAVNIQHIESLNDVVAQITHVRVRETVPDSVFDRADAIELVDLTPDDLIQRLREGKVYVPKQAERALEHYFSPGNLTALRELALRRTAERVDEQLLTHMQANAIAGPWAVGERILVCVSDEPRSAGLVRYAKRLADRLRAPWTAINIETSRNLHVSEAQRDRLADTLRLAESLGAEALSIPGSGHGISDEVLSFARGNNITQIIVGRSPRSWWSELIRGSIVHALVRDAGNISVHVIAGDALATEPAPTTALRAAERSEALDPKPYLMAVLLAAIGLGFAELIEPFFGIENVDLVFLTAVVGTAVRYGLWPSMLASVTASLCYNFFFMPPFYTFTIAEPTNVAAFFLFMLIALLVSNLAARVRAQAITSSDRMRTTESLYAFSRKLAGTAALDDVLWATAYQTALMLKVRVVLLLPEDGELTVKAGYPPEDQLDKADLAAAHWAWGNDRPAGRGSDTLPGARRLFLPMRTGRGPIGVIGIDDDRSGPLLTPDQRRLLDALMDQGALAIERVHLVEDMDRAKRDIESDRLRAALLTSISHDLKTPLASVLGAAGTLRDLAADLTDAQKAELLGTVIEESERLNRFIANLLDMTRLESGAVVPNAAKHDLGEIVGSALRRAGRILARHQVRLDIAPDLPMLALDAVLFEQVLFNLLDNAAKYAPEQTTIDIKAWRDDGIVALQVIDEGPGIPPDDLDHVFDKFFRAQKADHVRAGTGLGLAISRGFVEALGGTILAANRHDRSGVVLTIRLPVPPAGAALETAA, from the coding sequence ATGGCAAATCCCCGCCGCGATCCTGATCAACGACCTTCGCCAGACGCGCTGCTGGAGGCGGCGCGGCGGGAGGACAATCGCGCAGGCCGTCTGAAGATTTTCGTCGGCGCCGCCCCCGGGGTCGGCAAGACTTACGAAATGCTGCAAAGCGCCCATGCCAAGATGGCAGCCGGCGTCGATGTCGTGGTCGGGGTCGTCGAAACCCATGGCCGCGTCGAGACCCAGGCGCTGCTCGATGGCCTCGAGGTGATCCCGCGCCGGGCGCTCGGCTACAAGGATCATATCCTGGAGGAAATGGATCTCGACGCGTTGCTGGCTCGCCGCCCGCAGCTCGCGCTGGTCGACGAACTCGCCCATAGCAACGCCCCCGGCAGCCGCCACCCCAAGCGCTATCTCGACGTCGAGGAACTGCTGAGCCACGGCATCGACGTCTACACCGCCGTCAACATCCAGCACATCGAGAGCCTCAACGACGTCGTCGCCCAGATTACGCATGTGCGGGTCCGCGAGACCGTGCCGGATTCGGTGTTCGACCGCGCCGACGCCATCGAACTGGTCGATCTCACGCCGGACGACCTGATCCAGCGGCTGCGCGAAGGCAAGGTCTACGTCCCCAAGCAGGCCGAGCGCGCGCTGGAGCATTATTTCTCGCCGGGCAATTTGACGGCGCTGCGCGAGCTCGCCTTGCGGCGCACCGCCGAGCGGGTCGACGAGCAATTGCTCACCCATATGCAGGCCAATGCGATTGCCGGCCCCTGGGCGGTGGGCGAGCGAATCCTGGTTTGCGTCAGCGACGAGCCGCGCTCCGCCGGTCTGGTGCGCTACGCCAAGCGTCTGGCCGACCGGCTGCGGGCGCCCTGGACCGCGATCAATATCGAGACCAGCCGGAACCTGCATGTCAGTGAAGCGCAGCGCGACCGGCTGGCCGACACCCTGCGGCTCGCCGAATCGCTCGGCGCCGAGGCACTGTCGATTCCCGGATCCGGCCACGGCATCTCCGACGAGGTGCTGAGCTTTGCGCGCGGCAACAACATCACCCAGATCATCGTCGGCCGCTCGCCGCGCTCGTGGTGGTCCGAACTGATCCGCGGCTCCATCGTGCATGCGCTGGTGCGCGACGCGGGCAATATCAGCGTTCACGTCATCGCCGGCGACGCGCTGGCCACCGAACCCGCGCCGACTACCGCGCTGCGCGCTGCCGAGCGTAGCGAAGCGTTGGACCCAAAGCCCTATCTGATGGCGGTGTTGCTCGCCGCGATCGGGCTCGGCTTCGCCGAACTGATCGAGCCGTTCTTCGGCATCGAGAATGTCGACCTGGTGTTTCTGACCGCGGTGGTCGGCACCGCGGTGCGCTACGGCCTATGGCCATCGATGCTGGCGAGCGTGACCGCATCGCTGTGCTACAATTTCTTCTTCATGCCGCCGTTCTACACCTTCACCATCGCCGAGCCGACCAATGTGGCGGCGTTCTTCCTGTTCATGCTGATCGCGCTGCTGGTGTCGAACCTCGCCGCGCGCGTCCGCGCCCAGGCGATCACCTCGTCAGATCGGATGCGGACCACCGAATCGCTCTACGCGTTCAGCCGCAAGCTCGCCGGCACCGCCGCCCTCGACGACGTGCTGTGGGCCACGGCCTATCAAACCGCGCTGATGTTGAAGGTTCGCGTCGTGCTGCTGCTGCCCGAGGATGGCGAGCTGACGGTGAAGGCTGGTTACCCGCCGGAGGATCAGCTGGACAAGGCCGATCTCGCCGCCGCGCATTGGGCCTGGGGCAATGATCGCCCCGCGGGACGCGGCTCCGACACCCTGCCGGGCGCCAGGCGCCTGTTCCTGCCGATGCGCACCGGCCGCGGCCCCATCGGGGTGATCGGGATCGACGACGACCGCAGCGGGCCGCTGTTGACGCCCGATCAACGCCGACTGCTCGATGCGCTGATGGACCAGGGCGCGCTGGCGATCGAACGGGTGCACCTGGTCGAGGACATGGATCGGGCCAAGCGCGACATCGAATCGGATCGGTTGCGCGCGGCGCTGCTGACGTCGATCTCGCACGACCTCAAGACGCCGCTGGCCTCGGTGCTTGGCGCCGCCGGCACGCTGCGCGACCTCGCCGCCGATCTGACCGACGCGCAAAAGGCCGAACTGCTCGGCACTGTGATCGAGGAATCCGAGCGGCTCAACCGCTTCATCGCCAATCTGCTCGACATGACCCGGCTGGAATCCGGCGCCGTCGTCCCCAATGCCGCCAAGCACGATCTCGGCGAGATCGTCGGCAGCGCCTTGCGCCGCGCCGGCCGCATTCTCGCCCGCCATCAGGTCCGGCTGGACATCGCGCCGGACCTGCCGATGCTGGCGCTCGACGCGGTGCTGTTCGAGCAAGTGCTGTTCAATCTGCTCGACAATGCGGCGAAATACGCGCCCGAGCAGACCACCATCGACATCAAGGCCTGGCGCGACGACGGCATTGTTGCCTTGCAGGTGATCGACGAAGGTCCGGGCATTCCGCCCGACGATCTCGACCATGTGTTCGACAAGTTCTTCCGGGCACAGAAAGCCGATCACGTGCGGGCCGGCACCGGGCTTGGGCTGGCGATCTCGCGCGGTTTCGTCGAGGCGCTGGGTGGAACGATCCTGGCCGCCAATCGCCACGACCGCAGCGGCGTGGTGCTGACCATCCGGCTGCCGGTGCCGCCGGCCGGCGCGGCGCTGGAGACCGCCGCATGA
- a CDS encoding K(+)-transporting ATPase subunit C, whose translation MLREIRPAIVILVALALITGLAYPLGITGLAGVLFPQQAQGSLIERDGSIVGSTLIGQDFKDAKYFHGRPSATSAADPADSSKTVPAPYNAAASGGSNLGPTSQALIDRVKGDVEKLKAENPALAVPVDLVTTSGSGLDPDISPEAALFQVPRVASARRLPENRVQQLVMAEIHGRFAGLLGEPRVNVLALNLALDRLAAN comes from the coding sequence ATGTTGAGAGAAATCCGTCCCGCCATCGTCATCCTGGTCGCGCTCGCGCTGATCACCGGCCTCGCTTATCCGCTCGGCATCACCGGCCTCGCCGGCGTGCTGTTTCCGCAGCAGGCGCAGGGCAGCCTGATCGAACGCGACGGCAGCATCGTCGGCTCGACGCTGATCGGCCAGGACTTCAAGGACGCCAAATATTTTCACGGCCGTCCGTCGGCGACCTCCGCCGCCGACCCCGCCGATTCCAGCAAGACCGTGCCGGCGCCCTATAACGCGGCTGCATCCGGCGGCTCCAATCTCGGGCCGACCAGCCAGGCGCTGATCGACCGGGTCAAAGGCGACGTTGAAAAGCTGAAGGCGGAAAATCCGGCGCTCGCCGTTCCGGTCGACCTTGTCACCACCAGCGGCAGCGGGCTCGACCCCGACATCTCGCCGGAGGCCGCGCTGTTTCAGGTGCCGCGGGTCGCATCGGCGCGACGCCTTCCCGAGAATCGGGTGCAGCAACTCGTCATGGCGGAAATTCACGGCCGCTTCGCCGGCCTGCTCGGCGAGCCGCGGGTCAATGTGCTGGCGCTCAATCTGGCGCTCGATCGCCTTGCCGCGAACTAG
- the kdpB gene encoding potassium-transporting ATPase subunit KdpB: MQTVKTRSRSGGSAMLDPAIVVPAIRSAFVKLDPRLMVKNPVMFVVEVVAALTTVIFIKTIISGGGDLGFAFQIILWLWFTVLFANFAEAVAEGRGKAQADTLRQTLTNTRAKRLLIEGNHELYEGVPAEHLDRGDIVLVEAGDIIPSDGEVIEGVASVNEAAITGESAPVIRESGGDRSAVTGGTMVISDRIVVRITAAKGASFLDRMIGLVEGAQRQKTPNEIALNILLIGLTIIFVFATVTIPSYAAYAGGQISVVILVALFVTLIPTTIGALLSAIGIAGMDRLVRFNVLAMSGRAVEAAGDVDTLLLDKTGTITLGNRQATAFRPVRNVSEEELADAAQLASLSDETPEGRSIVVLAKEKYGLRGRDMAELSAAFIPFTAQTRMSGVDAGHSSVRKGAVDAVLNYVAGGDQTTLASGNAARALHSGVVSEAAREIQSIADDIAKAGGTPLAVAKDGRLLGVIHLKDIVKGGIRERFAELRRMGIRTVMITGDNPMTAAAIAAEAGVDDFLAQATPEDKLRLIRDEQAKGKLVAMCGDGTNDAPALAQADVGVAMNTGTQAAREAGNMVDLDSNPTKLIEVVEIGKQLLMTRGALTTFSIANDVAKYFAIIPAMFLAFYPQLGVLNVMHLASPQSAILSAIIFNALIIIALIPLALKGVAYRAVGAGALLRRNLLIYGLGGIVIPFAGIKAIDLAVTALHLV; the protein is encoded by the coding sequence ATGCAAACTGTCAAAACCAGAAGCCGGAGCGGCGGATCGGCGATGCTCGATCCGGCGATCGTCGTCCCGGCGATTCGGTCGGCCTTCGTCAAGCTCGATCCGCGACTGATGGTCAAGAACCCGGTGATGTTCGTGGTCGAAGTCGTGGCCGCGCTGACCACCGTGATCTTCATCAAGACGATCATCAGTGGCGGCGGCGATCTCGGCTTTGCGTTCCAGATCATCCTGTGGCTGTGGTTTACCGTGCTGTTCGCCAATTTCGCCGAAGCCGTCGCGGAAGGCCGCGGCAAGGCCCAGGCCGACACGCTGCGTCAGACCCTGACCAATACAAGGGCCAAGCGGCTGCTGATCGAGGGCAATCACGAACTCTATGAGGGCGTGCCCGCCGAGCACCTCGATCGCGGTGATATCGTGCTGGTCGAGGCCGGCGATATCATTCCGAGCGACGGCGAGGTGATTGAAGGCGTCGCCTCGGTCAACGAGGCGGCCATCACCGGGGAATCCGCGCCGGTGATCCGCGAATCCGGCGGCGACCGCTCCGCCGTCACCGGCGGAACCATGGTGATCTCGGACCGCATTGTGGTGCGGATCACGGCGGCGAAGGGCGCCTCGTTCCTCGATCGCATGATCGGTTTGGTCGAGGGCGCGCAGCGGCAGAAGACGCCGAACGAGATCGCCCTCAATATCCTGTTGATCGGCCTCACCATCATCTTCGTGTTCGCCACCGTGACGATCCCGAGCTACGCCGCCTATGCGGGCGGCCAGATCTCCGTTGTGATTCTGGTGGCGCTGTTCGTCACGCTGATCCCGACCACGATCGGCGCGCTGCTGTCGGCAATCGGTATCGCCGGCATGGACCGGCTGGTGCGCTTCAACGTGCTGGCGATGTCGGGCCGCGCCGTAGAAGCCGCCGGCGACGTAGATACGCTGCTGCTCGACAAGACCGGGACGATTACGTTGGGCAACCGGCAGGCGACCGCGTTCCGGCCGGTGCGCAATGTCAGCGAGGAAGAGCTGGCGGATGCGGCGCAACTGGCGTCGCTGTCCGACGAAACCCCGGAGGGGCGCTCGATCGTGGTGCTGGCGAAGGAAAAATATGGCCTGCGCGGCCGCGACATGGCCGAACTGTCGGCTGCCTTCATCCCCTTCACGGCGCAGACCCGGATGAGCGGCGTCGATGCCGGCCACTCCTCGGTCCGCAAGGGTGCGGTGGACGCGGTGCTGAACTATGTCGCGGGCGGCGATCAGACCACCCTGGCGTCGGGCAATGCGGCGCGCGCGTTGCACTCAGGCGTGGTTTCCGAAGCGGCGCGCGAAATCCAGAGCATCGCCGACGACATCGCCAAGGCCGGCGGAACGCCTTTGGCGGTGGCGAAGGACGGCCGCCTGCTCGGCGTCATCCATCTCAAGGACATCGTCAAGGGAGGCATTCGCGAGCGCTTCGCCGAGCTGCGCCGGATGGGTATCCGCACCGTGATGATCACCGGCGACAATCCGATGACCGCCGCTGCGATCGCCGCCGAGGCCGGCGTCGACGATTTCCTGGCGCAGGCGACGCCCGAGGACAAGCTGCGGCTGATCCGCGACGAACAGGCCAAGGGCAAGCTGGTGGCGATGTGCGGCGACGGCACCAATGACGCGCCGGCGCTGGCCCAGGCCGATGTCGGCGTCGCCATGAACACCGGCACGCAAGCGGCGCGCGAGGCCGGCAACATGGTCGACCTCGATTCCAACCCGACTAAGCTGATCGAGGTGGTGGAGATCGGCAAGCAATTGTTGATGACCCGCGGCGCGCTGACCACATTCTCGATCGCCAACGACGTGGCGAAATATTTCGCCATCATCCCGGCGATGTTCCTGGCGTTCTATCCGCAGCTCGGCGTGCTCAATGTGATGCATCTGGCCAGTCCGCAAAGCGCGATCCTGTCGGCGATCATCTTCAACGCGCTGATCATCATCGCGCTGATTCCGCTGGCGCTGAAGGGCGTCGCCTATCGGGCGGTCGGCGCCGGCGCGCTGCTGCGCCGCAATCTCTTGATCTACGGCCTCGGCGGCATCGTGATCCCCTTCGCCGGCATCAAGGCGATCGACCTTGCGGTCACTGCCTTGCATTTGGTCTGA
- the kdpA gene encoding potassium-transporting ATPase subunit KdpA, with protein MTLIGWIQIILFCAIVVALVKPLGWYMTRVFNGEATLLSPLLRPVEKGLYWAGGIDDKSEQHWLTYTVAMLLFHVFGFLLLYAVLRLQAGLPFNPAHQPAMAPDLAFNTAISFLTNTNWQNYGGESTLSYLAQMLGLTVQNFLSAATGIVLAIALIRGFARASARSVGNFWVDLVRCTLYILLPICIVYALFLVSQGIPQTLGAYVDATTLEGARQTIAVGPVASQVAIKMLGTNGGGFFNANAAHPFENPTALTNFVQMISIFALGAGLTNVFGRMVGNQRQGWAILAVMGVLFVVGVGVTYWAEASGTTGLNALGLTGGNMEGKEVRFGIVASALFAVITTAASCGAVNAMHDSFTALGGMIPLINMQLGEIIVGGVGAGLYGMLLFVVLTIFVAGLMVGRTPEYVGKKIEAREVKMAMLAILVLPLMYLGWTAVAVVLPSGVAAMANAGPHGFTEVLYAFTSATGNNGSAFAGLSGNTFFYNLTLASSMMVGRFFMIIPAMALAGSLAAKRTIPPSAGTLPTTGPLFIGLVIGVILIIGGLTFLPALALGPIVEHLSMTANKLF; from the coding sequence ATGACCTTGATTGGCTGGATTCAAATCATCCTGTTCTGCGCGATCGTCGTCGCGCTGGTCAAACCGCTCGGCTGGTATATGACCCGCGTCTTCAACGGCGAAGCCACGCTGCTGTCGCCGCTGTTGCGGCCGGTCGAGAAGGGCCTGTATTGGGCCGGCGGCATCGACGACAAGAGCGAGCAGCATTGGCTCACCTATACGGTGGCGATGCTGCTGTTCCACGTATTCGGCTTTCTGTTGCTGTACGCGGTGCTGCGGCTGCAGGCGGGGCTACCGTTCAATCCTGCGCATCAGCCGGCGATGGCGCCGGATTTGGCGTTCAACACCGCGATCAGTTTCCTCACCAACACCAACTGGCAGAACTATGGCGGCGAGAGCACGCTGTCCTATCTGGCGCAGATGCTCGGGCTGACGGTGCAGAATTTCCTGTCCGCCGCGACCGGCATCGTATTGGCGATCGCGCTGATCCGCGGTTTCGCCCGGGCCTCGGCGCGCAGCGTCGGCAATTTCTGGGTCGATCTGGTCCGTTGCACGCTCTACATCCTGCTCCCGATATGCATCGTCTATGCGCTGTTCCTGGTCTCGCAGGGCATCCCGCAGACGCTCGGCGCCTATGTCGACGCCACCACGCTGGAAGGCGCCCGACAGACCATCGCGGTCGGCCCGGTAGCGTCGCAGGTCGCGATCAAGATGCTCGGCACCAATGGCGGCGGCTTTTTCAACGCCAATGCCGCGCATCCATTCGAAAACCCGACGGCGCTGACGAACTTCGTGCAAATGATCTCGATCTTCGCGCTCGGCGCCGGCCTCACCAATGTCTTCGGCCGCATGGTCGGCAACCAACGCCAGGGTTGGGCGATCCTCGCGGTGATGGGCGTGCTGTTCGTTGTCGGCGTCGGCGTCACCTATTGGGCGGAGGCCAGCGGCACCACCGGGCTCAACGCGCTGGGGCTCACCGGCGGCAACATGGAGGGCAAGGAAGTCCGCTTCGGCATCGTGGCCTCCGCGCTGTTCGCCGTGATCACTACTGCGGCGTCCTGCGGCGCGGTCAACGCCATGCATGACAGCTTCACCGCGCTCGGCGGCATGATCCCGCTGATCAACATGCAGCTCGGCGAGATCATCGTCGGCGGCGTCGGCGCCGGCCTTTACGGCATGCTGCTGTTCGTGGTGCTGACGATCTTCGTCGCCGGGCTGATGGTCGGCCGCACGCCGGAATATGTCGGCAAGAAGATCGAAGCCCGCGAGGTCAAGATGGCGATGCTGGCGATCCTGGTGCTGCCGCTGATGTATCTGGGCTGGACCGCGGTCGCGGTGGTGCTGCCGTCCGGGGTGGCGGCGATGGCCAATGCCGGGCCGCATGGCTTTACCGAGGTGCTCTATGCCTTCACCTCGGCGACCGGCAATAACGGCTCGGCATTCGCCGGCCTCAGCGGAAACACCTTCTTCTACAATCTCACGCTCGCCAGTTCGATGATGGTCGGCCGCTTCTTCATGATCATCCCGGCGATGGCCTTGGCCGGCTCGCTGGCGGCCAAGCGCACGATCCCGCCATCGGCCGGAACCCTGCCGACGACCGGTCCCCTGTTCATCGGCCTGGTGATCGGCGTCATTCTGATCATCGGTGGCCTCACCTTCCTGCCCGCGCTCGCGCTCGGGCCGATCGTCGAGCATCTGTCGATGACCGCGAACAAGCTGTTCTGA
- a CDS encoding K(+)-transporting ATPase subunit F yields the protein MTFDYTLAGLVAVGLLIYLTYALLRPERF from the coding sequence ATGACCTTCGACTACACACTTGCCGGCCTCGTCGCGGTCGGGCTGCTGATCTATTTGACCTACGCCCTGCTGCGGCCCGAGCGTTTTTGA